TTTTATTGACTTTGACTAGCCATTATTACGTAGTACTTAGTTTTATGATAAGTTTCAGCCGTTTTGCTAGCTTTATATATGTGCTTCTTAAAGAATGGCCTCAATCTTCCTGTTAGTGTCGTAGAATGACGAGAGGGGTAAAGAGGTCGTCTTGAAGAGTCAAactttatttacaaaaatactGAGAACCAAACAGTCGAGAGAGCATGGAGGTCCAAGATGTTTTTATTGCTCTCGTTAGCAGCTAGCAGCAGCTAGCCACTAGTCGCTAGCGGCTTGCGATAACGTTGCGTCTTCAGCGCGACGACGTGGTGCGTCTTCTCAGCTAGAATAATTTCGCCAGCGGCGTCTACTTCCTTCGGCGGGCGGCGGCTCCCTTCTTGCTGCTGTGCAATGCACAAATAAAGCCACGTTAGCATCTTTGTTATGAACTTTAAACCGCTGCTATTAATACTGTTGGATCCATCTTTTAAAAACAGGTTGACATGAACATGGAGCTTAATGTGCAGCATTATTGTCTCCTCTAGCATGTCATGAAAACGTTTTAGGAGCTGTTTTTGCCTTTAGTTGGCAATGATGTGTTTAGAAATGTGGTGTAATGTTTCCTCCTGACCAGCGGCGGCGCTGTAGTTACGAGATGCTGCCACGCAAAGGCGTTACTTACAACTTGCTGAGCTCCTCCACTCTCTTACGCAGGGTGGTGACCTGACGGCGTGCAAAAACCACATTtggtgttatttgtttccttttttttgagggggcggCGCTGTTTTGGTGACACTCACCTCGTACTTCTGCTTCTTCAGCCTCTCCATGTGGTCGAACTTCTCCGACTCCAGCTGACACATCCAATCGTACAACTCGTTGATCTTGTCCCTGGAACGCAAACGGTGCGTCGAGCGTGACAGTAAGCTCACAATATGGACGCCATCATGGTCACGAACGCGGGATTTCTCACTTTAGCTTGTCCTCGTTGAGATGGTCGATGTTGAGTTGCTTGCGCCTGGCGGCCaaaatcttcttcttcttctctctctccgtcTCTTTCTTACCTCCGCGCTTCTGGTCCGCCTGGCGGAGACAAAAGTTGTGAGCGCCGCTGGCCATATTTTGAAGACCAATTCTTGGGATGATGAAGCGTCACACGTACCCTCTGCAGGTGGCTGCCGTAGTTGGATCCCATGTTGGTCAGAGCAGACTTCTTTTTGGCTTCTTCGCCGGCCTTCTTCTTGGCGTCCGCTTCCTCCTTGATGCGACGCTCCTCCTGCACGCAGACAATCGAGAGCGGGCTTGGCATCTTGGGGGGCTTGAAGGGGGGCGGGTACGGTATACGGACCTCACGCCTGGCCTGGCGTTCCTTGTCCTTTTCGGCACGGATCCTCTGTTGCTCAGACCTCTCGGCGCGACGCTTCTCCTGCGGGAATTTGGGTCACATGAGCGCGACTTTCTCCAGCCCATCTTAATGTTTGGCACACTCACAATCCTGTCTTTGAGGGCGatgagctcctcctcctccttcttgcgGTGCTCAAAGTGGGCGTCGATCAGGCCCTGCAGCTCCACCAGGTCTTTGTTCTGACGCTTCTTCTGGATGTCCTGAAGGCACCCAAAGCACGGTCAGCGACACTGACTAAAGGCCGCTGGCTCCACCAGACCTGCTTGATTCTGGCTTTCGGCTAAAATGGGACTCGGCGCGTCTCACCTCTGCCGGCAACTTACGTCAAAGTCGACTTTCTCGCCATCGGGGATCTTGGGAGCGCTCATCCTAGAAGGGAACGAGAGCGAGCGTATGCGTTGGTCGGTGCGCTTTGGCTACGGACCGAAAGGACGCTTCGATCCGTCAGGAGACTTACTTGAACTTTGGCTTCTCCTCTGCAGGGACGCCaatcaagatggcggcggcgcAGGTTGGGAGGGGCAGGGGACAAGTACATTTAATGCTGTTAGAAGTCAAACGGATTAAATAGTCTCTCAAGCACTCAAATGTTTAATTGGTGATTAGACTTGGAAGGGAAAAAGAGCAACCATCTTAAAAGTTGATGACAGTGAACCCTCGCAAGCAATAACTGACGCCAAGTAGCGTGACATCAATGCTAATGCTATTACGTTAGCATGAAGCTCGCTGGTGCAATTCAACAAAAATGACGTTGAACTCAACTTCAAGAGATTGCAGCAAGCATCACTTGCTTCGCATGGGTGTAAACAATTCATTAAGATGCCACGAGATGGCGCCAAAACACCCGACGAATTTTTCATGGCTCCCACGTCGGCCCAGTTGTCTTGAAGACAACGGCAAGAGTTCAGTCGAGGTTAACCGATTGACTATTGATCATCAAATGAACGGGCAACATTACGAGCCGTTTGACAAGAACCCGTTGCCCAGCGAGGGTTCACTGTGTTATTAATGATCCTTCTCTTCAGCTCTAACAAAACGTGTGGTTTTTCTCGTCGGCTTGACCCCcaaactcgtcgtggtcttctcCGTCTACAAGTCAGGCAGGGTCACATAATCACAAGGGTCCTCTCTTTCCCAGCGGCCGGCTTCATGCCATGCAGCTGACAAGCGGGCGGTGGCGCATCTCTTATTCTTTCACCCTTTTTTTGTCCTCCGCTAGCGGTTTTCTGCACGATTGTGCGAAGCTCCAAAGTTGAAATATGAAGAGTTTTATCGTGAAAAGAACGTACCTTCCTCTTCAAAGGCCTCTGCATGCAGCAAGCGTCCAGAACAAAAGcagaatagaaaataaaagtgtTAGCTTTGGCGTTGGAGGAGCAGTTCCACAAGCAAACTTGAGCTAAAAAGCTAATGGAAAATGATGGCGTCCATGTTGTGCTGATGATTGACTTTCAATCATCTTCGTAGCGACTAGTGCTGTTATCAGCGCTACTGTTACAGCTAAGGTTGTTAGCATATTAGCTCGCCCAAGGCAAAACAAATCTGAGGTCCGATTGTTTTGTTCGCTTACATGATGAGCTAATCATCCACTTATTTCCTACAAGAAAGACAGCAGCAGCTTTCATTTAAATGGCCACGGTCATTCTCTGCCGTCACATCATCAacgaaattaaaaacaaaaaaaacagcagcttGAGTTTTGGTCAGGATTTGTTGCCATCAGATTATGAAACAAAGCTTGAGTTCCAGTGATTGATGTTGTCATCAGATGACCGGAGAAAATAAAGCTTCTTTTGTAAATCAATTCATGTTATTGACAACAATATTTGAATTGTTGAATTGAAATGGTGCCATTTTGCCAAAGCATGTCTTTACCAGGATTCATGTTGATTACCATGATTCACCTTTCGAATAACAAATACAACAAAACAAttccaaagaaataaaaatgaggCATAAATATTAATGTCCAAGTTAGCTCATTGCCTTTGTCCAGAGGTGAAAGGAAGGTAAGTTAGCAATAGCATGACTGGAGCGCACATTGCAGTGTGCTAATGGATGATAGAATAGCCCCGCCCCGTCCATGCCACATACCTTCGGCCTCATCCTCTGCTTCCGCTTCAGGTTCTACCTCGGGTTCAGGTTCTACTTCAGGTTCTGTCTCGGGGGCCGGCTCTAATTCCTCTACTAACTCTTCCGCTACGGCCACACCACGTGCGGTTAATGGAGGCAAAGAGAAGGAAGGTTAGCTTGCGctggttctcaaactttttggGTCCGctaagatttattttattttttttcccagggcTCCTTTACATTCCTAACaccagttaaaaaaataatcaccttTATAAGACCAATGATGTGTTTTTGAAATCGAATTATCTTGCAAAAAAGCAAGTTGACATACAAGTGACTAGTGCAGACTGGAGGCAGCTCTGTCAGATTtgtgtgatgatgtcacagccatcAGAACTTCAACGATGGAGGGCTCATGTTTTTGCCGTGATAATGTCAGGGCAGGGCGCCGGCCGAGCCCAGTTTGAGAACCAACCGCAAGTTTAGGGGAGGAACAGTAAGTGTGGAGGACCCCCGCAGGCTGTAAGAGCTGTTGCAAGACGGCGTCCGAGTGCCGCCCGTGCTCCGACGGGGTTAATTTATCGTGACGTAAAAGCAAGACGTCAGCGCAGGTTAGTGCGAGAGGCTTACCATCGTACTCTTCACGGCGATCCGAGAAAGAGAAGGAGCAGAAGGACATTTACAAACAAGATCTCACGGGCACACCGGCGGGATCCATGCCAGCCGTCATGCCGAGACGGCGCCAGTGACaatgcacacagacacaccaCCGAGGACCGttgtgatgatgacgacgatgatggtGGGGGGCGGGGAGGAAGAAAGGAGCCCATGAGAATGGATACTACTTACCCTCTGTCTGATCGCTGGGGGCACAAGAAGACACAAGATCAGAACACAAAAAGGGACGGTAAAAAATGGCTCACGCCAAGCACGCAGAAAAGACAACACCAAATGTGACTAAAAGGagcaaacagaaacaaaaattgacaaatGGAAGATGACCAAAAAGGAACTTACTACTCTTCGTTGTCGGACATGTTGAACGTGGACGTTTCACCCTGCGAATCAAAAAGTTGACATCACATATTCAAACGGGCTCAATCGCATTTATTGTGGCGTGTAATTCGCATACAAAGCCCAAGACGTCTTGGCTTTAGTTGCTGCGACGTAGCAACGAGCTGGCTTTATTTAAAGCTCAGCTTCAAAATAACTGAAagcagccccgccccctccatacacacacacacatttaaacacccccccccccccccctcctgcccGCCCCAACCAAAAGCAGTAAAAAATGTGCAAGGCTTCAGCAGGTATCAAATGGCAGAAGTTTCGAGTTTGCAAAAATTGTCAACGCTTTAAAATTAGACCCAGCGCACTAAACTCCCCCCACAGCAAGTCACCCCACCCCAGCGACAACAAGCGACGCATACAATAACATCAAATCAGATCCTGATTCGTCGTAATCCaatataacccccccccccccccccccacttgttGATTTGCGTCGTATCTTGCTGAGCAAAATGGCCCGTTAGCGTAATATTCCAATCTGTAGTATCATACGTGCTTAGCCTGCCTAGCAACAGTTTGCCCAATCAAACGGGAGACCAGCACACAAAGATGTCACGTCCTCGCCGTGATTTTCAACATTGTAATTCTGTTGCGGTGCTCGTGATTAGCATTAGCGTGAGAAGCATGGCCGGCCGGCAACACTTGATCCAACAGGACGAGCGTCGCGGGCCCAATGGCATCATGGATGCTACGTGTGAGTGATGGAGTGAAGAGTTGATCCAATGAGCAGAGGAGCTTAGGCACACATTATTCCCATTATCGCCTTCCGCCGT
The window above is part of the Syngnathus typhle isolate RoL2023-S1 ecotype Sweden linkage group LG7, RoL_Styp_1.0, whole genome shotgun sequence genome. Proteins encoded here:
- the LOC133157178 gene encoding troponin T, fast skeletal muscle isoforms-like isoform X1, with product MRRRDGSSVTITEEQNQRGKFAEPDSRSAPAGTSTLHTSSFCLAQGETSTFNMSDNEEYDQTEDRREEYDEEKPKFKMSAPKIPDGEKVDFDDIQKKRQNKDLVELQGLIDAHFEHRKKEEEELIALKDRIEKRRAERSEQQRIRAEKDKERQARREEERRIKEEADAKKKAGEEAKKKSALTNMGSNYGSHLQRADQKRGGKKETEREKKKKILAARRKQLNIDHLNEDKLKDKINELYDWMCQLESEKFDHMERLKKQKYEVTTLRKRVEELSKFSKKGAAARRRK
- the LOC133157178 gene encoding troponin T, fast skeletal muscle isoforms-like isoform X2; translated protein: MRRRDGSSVTITEEQNQRGKFAEPDSRSAPAGTSTLHTSSFCLAQGETSTFNMSDNEEYDQTEEAFEEEEEKPKFKMSAPKIPDGEKVDFDDIQKKRQNKDLVELQGLIDAHFEHRKKEEEELIALKDRIEKRRAERSEQQRIRAEKDKERQARREEERRIKEEADAKKKAGEEAKKKSALTNMGSNYGSHLQRADQKRGGKKETEREKKKKILAARRKQLNIDHLNEDKLKDKINELYDWMCQLESEKFDHMERLKKQKYEVTTLRKRVEELSKFSKKGAAARRRK
- the LOC133157178 gene encoding troponin T, fast skeletal muscle isoforms-like isoform X3, translated to MRRRDGSSVTITEEQNQRGKFAEPDSRSAPAGTSTLHTSSFCLAQGETSTFNMSDNEEYDQTEEYDEEKPKFKMSAPKIPDGEKVDFDDIQKKRQNKDLVELQGLIDAHFEHRKKEEEELIALKDRIEKRRAERSEQQRIRAEKDKERQARREEERRIKEEADAKKKAGEEAKKKSALTNMGSNYGSHLQRADQKRGGKKETEREKKKKILAARRKQLNIDHLNEDKLKDKINELYDWMCQLESEKFDHMERLKKQKYEVTTLRKRVEELSKFSKKGAAARRRK
- the LOC133157178 gene encoding troponin T, fast skeletal muscle isoforms-like isoform X4 — encoded protein: MRRRDGSSVTITEEQNQRGKFAEPDSRSAPAGTSTLHTSSFCLAQGETSTFNMSDNEEYDQTEEEKPKFKMSAPKIPDGEKVDFDDIQKKRQNKDLVELQGLIDAHFEHRKKEEEELIALKDRIEKRRAERSEQQRIRAEKDKERQARREEERRIKEEADAKKKAGEEAKKKSALTNMGSNYGSHLQRADQKRGGKKETEREKKKKILAARRKQLNIDHLNEDKLKDKINELYDWMCQLESEKFDHMERLKKQKYEVTTLRKRVEELSKFSKKGAAARRRK
- the LOC133157178 gene encoding troponin T, fast skeletal muscle isoforms-like isoform X5, which codes for MSDNEEYDQTEEEKPKFKMSAPKIPDGEKVDFDDIQKKRQNKDLVELQGLIDAHFEHRKKEEEELIALKDRIEKRRAERSEQQRIRAEKDKERQARREEERRIKEEADAKKKAGEEAKKKSALTNMGSNYGSHLQRADQKRGGKKETEREKKKKILAARRKQLNIDHLNEDKLKDKINELYDWMCQLESEKFDHMERLKKQKYEVTTLRKRVEELSKFSKKGAAARRRK